One region of Candidatus Brocadia sp. genomic DNA includes:
- the speB gene encoding agmatinase: MLNDIREYILSSLQFGAFSYDFKNESDAYKGSKVVVIGVPFDGTATYQSGTKMGPNAILNASVNIEPYDEELGDIYTLGIFTAGTLKIEEIHTDPKKVIDLLYCASKGIVKDDKFLVTLGGEHSLSQGVIKAYKEKYKKLSILQLDAHLDLMEQFGGTRYSHASVSRRVVNDLKCKVTSFGVRVVSKEELEFVKKKKNSISVFYAKDIHDNDDWHDQAIETLDDYVYITLDVDGLDVSIMPATGTPVPGGLGWYRTMDFLRKVYKERKVVGLDVVELKPNPGNEAPNFLTANLVYKNIGFYKRYTLSD; encoded by the coding sequence ATGTTAAATGATATAAGAGAGTATATCCTGAGCTCCTTACAGTTTGGAGCTTTTTCTTATGATTTTAAAAATGAAAGTGATGCCTATAAGGGTTCCAAAGTTGTGGTTATAGGAGTTCCTTTTGATGGAACAGCTACCTATCAATCAGGAACCAAAATGGGTCCCAACGCAATATTAAATGCATCAGTTAACATAGAACCTTATGATGAAGAATTAGGTGATATCTATACTTTGGGAATTTTCACAGCCGGGACACTTAAGATCGAGGAAATACATACAGACCCTAAGAAAGTAATTGATTTACTGTATTGTGCTAGTAAAGGTATTGTAAAAGACGATAAATTTCTTGTTACATTAGGTGGTGAACATTCTCTATCGCAAGGGGTAATAAAAGCCTATAAAGAGAAATACAAGAAGCTGTCCATACTTCAATTAGATGCACATCTTGATTTAATGGAACAATTTGGTGGAACCCGATATAGTCACGCAAGCGTATCGAGAAGGGTCGTTAATGACTTAAAATGCAAAGTGACCAGTTTCGGCGTACGGGTAGTATCAAAAGAAGAGCTGGAATTCGTAAAAAAGAAAAAGAATTCCATATCAGTGTTTTATGCAAAAGATATTCATGATAATGATGATTGGCACGACCAGGCCATTGAAACCTTAGATGATTACGTATATATTACGTTAGATGTGGATGGGTTAGATGTTTCAATTATGCCTGCTACTGGTACACCTGTGCCGGGTGGTTTAGGATGGTATCGGACGATGGACTTTTTACGTAAAGTATATAAGGAACGGAAAGTAGTTGGCTTAGATGTGGTAGAATTGAAACCTAATCCGGGAAATGAGGCCCCAAATTTTCTTACTGCAAATCTTGTGTATAAAAATATAGGATTTTATAAGAGGTATACGCTGTCGGACTAG
- a CDS encoding tetratricopeptide repeat protein, which translates to MLRRKIITKNVSVMFLLIFCIVAGCGNKADSYNKKGISFYNQGKYTEAIGEFKKALELNPNHYDAHFHLGIVYYAKGMIDESITELKRAIEVAPDEPKAHYNIAFAYVAKENVEEALSEYQKAINLFAARKDKKEAEAYLYMAVAYSLIEKQDEAFAACRKAIEINPELEDAHYFLGVCYYKKNMIDEAIEKFKKVIQLNPKSEKAHNLLFTIYDKIGKVEEAIEEDRILKQIEKERMEQR; encoded by the coding sequence ATGTTACGAAGAAAAATAATTACGAAAAACGTAAGTGTAATGTTTTTATTGATATTTTGCATTGTGGCGGGTTGTGGTAATAAAGCAGATTCTTATAATAAAAAAGGGATTTCTTTTTATAACCAGGGGAAGTACACTGAAGCAATTGGGGAATTTAAAAAGGCATTGGAACTGAATCCAAACCATTATGATGCCCATTTTCATTTGGGAATTGTTTATTATGCAAAGGGTATGATTGATGAATCGATAACAGAATTAAAAAGGGCAATTGAAGTAGCACCTGACGAACCAAAAGCACATTATAATATTGCTTTTGCTTATGTGGCCAAAGAGAATGTTGAGGAAGCGCTTTCTGAATATCAGAAAGCGATTAACCTGTTCGCAGCAAGAAAGGATAAAAAAGAGGCAGAAGCTTATCTTTATATGGCCGTTGCTTATAGTTTGATCGAAAAACAGGATGAAGCGTTTGCGGCGTGCAGGAAAGCAATAGAAATTAATCCGGAATTGGAAGATGCACATTATTTCTTAGGGGTTTGTTACTACAAAAAGAATATGATTGACGAGGCTATTGAAAAGTTTAAAAAAGTTATTCAGTTGAATCCAAAATCTGAAAAGGCACATAATCTTCTTTTTACTATTTACGATAAAATCGGAAAAGTTGAAGAGGCTATAGAAGAAGACCGTATATTAAAACAGATAGAGAAGGAACGCATGGAACAACGATGA
- a CDS encoding formate/nitrite transporter family protein, with protein sequence MAENEVPKLTEIVVTDAYSPPQIASRIDNVALVKARLSLSQTFMLSILAGAYLGLGAQFATLVISDSTLHIGLTSLIEGVVYSLGFILAVVGGAEVFTGNCLIIMGYVSKRITTRELLNNWIISYTGNFIGSLTMVCWMYKSQQWEFFDHMVGAKALLTAHKKVSLPFMAAFARGVLCNALICLAVWLCFSGRSVADKVISIIFPIGGFVASGFEQCVSNMYFIPIGIVLRKNEAIIAASEKMAGKPLDLSLLTWKGFLIHNLIPVTLGNIVGGVILVGIVFWFVYLRPNISLSVNVKWDFWHK encoded by the coding sequence ATGGCAGAAAATGAGGTTCCAAAACTTACTGAGATAGTAGTTACAGATGCCTATTCACCCCCACAAATCGCTTCCCGAATTGACAATGTGGCATTAGTAAAGGCGAGATTAAGTCTTTCCCAGACCTTTATGCTTAGCATTCTGGCTGGAGCCTATCTTGGTCTCGGAGCACAATTTGCCACTTTAGTGATAAGTGATTCTACCTTGCACATCGGGCTTACCTCTCTTATTGAAGGTGTCGTATATTCTCTGGGATTCATATTGGCTGTAGTCGGTGGCGCTGAAGTATTTACGGGTAACTGCTTAATAATCATGGGGTATGTGAGTAAAAGGATTACGACGCGTGAATTGCTCAATAACTGGATCATCTCATATACTGGTAATTTCATAGGTAGCCTCACAATGGTCTGCTGGATGTACAAATCGCAGCAGTGGGAATTTTTCGACCACATGGTTGGAGCAAAGGCCTTGCTTACTGCTCATAAAAAGGTCAGCCTGCCTTTTATGGCTGCCTTTGCCAGAGGGGTTCTTTGTAATGCGTTAATATGCCTCGCTGTCTGGTTATGCTTTAGCGGCAGGAGTGTGGCAGATAAGGTTATTTCTATCATATTTCCCATAGGTGGTTTCGTTGCCAGTGGGTTTGAACAATGTGTTTCTAACATGTATTTCATTCCGATAGGAATCGTATTACGGAAAAATGAAGCAATTATCGCAGCATCAGAAAAAATGGCCGGAAAACCATTAGACCTTTCTCTGCTTACCTGGAAGGGATTTTTAATACACAATCTTATACCCGTTACCTTAGGAAATATTGTAGGTGGAGTTATTTTGGTTGGTATAGTTTTCTGGTTTGTTTACCTACGACCGAATATTAGTCTATCAGTGAATGTAAAATGGGATTTTTGGCACAAATAA
- the mgtA gene encoding magnesium-translocating P-type ATPase: MVRPDTTLQYWCLPADEVLRTLESCHKGLSVSDAAERLQYFGRNTISGRQQGKFLRLFLNRFLNPLVLILICAASIAVVLHDWLDATIVLAIVFISNVLSFMQERHASNAVEKLRRRVSAKTTVIRDGQMQIVLSEDVVPGDIVQLTAGSLVPADGILLEARDFFVSQAILTGETFPVEKQPGLVSEDAGLAERSNCVFMGTTVRSGMATALIVHTANNTVYGQISKKLMLGRPETEFERGIKHLGSLLIKIMVIIVVAVLSTNIVLRHPAIEMLLFAMALAVGLTPELLPAIFTITLARGAKDMAQRGVIVKRLNAIENLGSMDVLCTDKTGTLTEGVVQLDDTLDFKGVSSDTVLHLAYLNSRLQTGLDNPLDTAVIRRAEASDINILDYHKLDEIPYDFVRKRLSVVVCKGQDSQPLLITKGALQDVLEVCDCIQNGDNVEVLDDDTRSHIFHQFSDWSQQGYRVLGIAQKSLQQKAVYGHADEQAMVFMGFLRFFDPPEPGVRQTLDGLRRLGVDLKIITGDNRLVARHVAESVGMDVGRIVTGKELSAMKDEALWQLAPRVTLFAEVDPNQKERIILALQKAGHVVGYLGDGINDAPALFAADVGISVDRAVDVAKESADFVLLEHDLEVLRQGIDEGRRTFANTLKYIFITTSANFGNMVSMALASLVLPFLPLLAKQILLNNFLSDIPALGIAGDNVDREWESTPHRWNIRMIRNFMITFGLVSSVFDFLTFWALLYLVGKAPELFRTGWFVESLLTELLVTLVVRTYKPFYKSRPGRFLFSATLAVMIITVLLPFLPVGTLFGFVALPVKVMMILIGITALYLIVSEAMKRIFYRYIS, encoded by the coding sequence ATGGTTCGACCAGATACAACTTTACAATATTGGTGTCTACCTGCTGATGAAGTGTTAAGGACTCTGGAAAGTTGCCATAAAGGTCTCAGCGTATCAGATGCTGCAGAACGATTGCAATATTTTGGTCGCAATACCATCAGCGGCCGTCAGCAAGGCAAGTTCCTACGGCTATTTTTGAATAGATTCCTCAATCCGCTCGTTCTTATTTTGATATGTGCAGCATCTATCGCTGTGGTGCTGCATGATTGGCTGGACGCAACGATTGTACTGGCTATTGTTTTTATAAGTAACGTGTTGAGCTTCATGCAGGAACGCCATGCTTCAAATGCCGTTGAAAAGCTCCGCAGGCGGGTGTCTGCAAAGACAACGGTAATACGTGATGGTCAAATGCAAATTGTCCTTAGCGAAGATGTTGTTCCAGGTGATATTGTCCAGCTTACTGCTGGTAGCCTGGTTCCGGCAGATGGGATTCTGCTTGAAGCAAGGGATTTTTTTGTTTCACAGGCAATATTAACCGGTGAAACGTTTCCCGTTGAAAAGCAACCTGGTCTCGTATCGGAAGATGCGGGTCTTGCAGAACGAAGCAACTGTGTGTTCATGGGGACGACAGTCCGTAGCGGTATGGCAACCGCTTTGATCGTGCATACCGCCAATAATACGGTGTATGGGCAGATATCAAAAAAACTCATGTTGGGTCGGCCGGAAACAGAGTTTGAGCGCGGAATTAAACATCTTGGCAGTTTGCTAATTAAAATCATGGTTATAATAGTAGTTGCTGTTCTGTCGACAAATATCGTGCTGCGTCACCCCGCGATCGAGATGCTTCTCTTCGCCATGGCCCTGGCAGTTGGTTTAACACCGGAGTTACTCCCCGCAATTTTTACTATTACGCTAGCCCGTGGTGCTAAAGATATGGCTCAACGAGGCGTGATCGTGAAACGATTGAATGCCATAGAGAACCTGGGAAGTATGGATGTGCTTTGCACAGACAAGACTGGTACATTAACTGAGGGGGTTGTGCAACTGGACGATACCCTGGATTTTAAAGGGGTTTCTTCGGACACCGTACTACATCTGGCCTACCTGAACTCCCGTTTGCAGACTGGTTTGGATAATCCCTTGGATACAGCAGTTATTCGACGTGCCGAGGCTTCTGACATAAACATTTTGGACTATCATAAACTCGATGAAATACCCTATGACTTCGTTCGGAAACGACTGAGTGTCGTGGTTTGCAAAGGACAGGATTCGCAGCCCTTATTAATTACGAAAGGCGCCTTGCAGGACGTATTGGAAGTATGTGACTGTATTCAAAATGGTGATAACGTCGAAGTGCTTGATGATGACACTCGTTCTCATATTTTTCATCAGTTTTCTGATTGGAGTCAACAGGGTTACCGTGTCCTGGGTATTGCACAAAAATCTTTGCAGCAAAAAGCAGTGTACGGGCACGCTGATGAGCAGGCGATGGTGTTTATGGGTTTTCTCCGGTTTTTCGACCCGCCTGAGCCTGGAGTGCGACAGACATTAGATGGCCTGCGCCGTTTAGGGGTGGATCTTAAAATTATTACCGGCGATAATCGTCTTGTTGCACGTCATGTGGCAGAATCGGTTGGTATGGATGTTGGTCGTATCGTGACCGGGAAAGAATTGTCAGCAATGAAGGACGAGGCCCTGTGGCAGCTGGCACCACGGGTGACGCTGTTTGCCGAAGTAGACCCCAATCAGAAGGAACGCATTATACTTGCTTTACAGAAAGCGGGACATGTAGTGGGATATCTGGGGGACGGTATTAATGACGCACCCGCATTATTCGCAGCAGATGTTGGTATCTCGGTTGACAGGGCCGTTGACGTAGCCAAAGAGTCAGCGGATTTCGTGCTGCTGGAGCACGATCTCGAGGTGCTTCGTCAGGGTATTGATGAGGGCAGGCGAACATTCGCCAATACACTAAAATACATATTCATCACTACCAGTGCCAATTTCGGCAATATGGTAAGTATGGCGCTGGCCTCTCTGGTTTTGCCTTTTTTACCGCTTCTGGCAAAACAAATTTTGCTGAATAATTTCTTGTCTGATATTCCGGCATTGGGTATTGCCGGTGACAATGTGGATCGTGAGTGGGAAAGTACTCCACATCGGTGGAATATCCGGATGATTCGCAATTTTATGATTACGTTTGGCCTGGTAAGCAGTGTTTTTGATTTCCTTACATTCTGGGCATTGTTATATCTGGTTGGTAAAGCGCCCGAGTTGTTTCGCACGGGATGGTTTGTTGAGTCGCTCCTCACCGAGTTGTTGGTTACTCTGGTTGTGCGCACGTATAAGCCATTCTATAAAAGCCGTCCTGGGCGCTTTCTTTTCTCTGCAACGCTGGCGGTCATGATTATCACGGTCTTATTACCTTTTCTGCCAGTCGGTACCCTTTTTGGGTTCGTGGCATTACCGGTAAAAGTGATGATGATACTTATCGGAATCACGGCGCTCTACTTGATAGTTTCAGAGGCGATGAAACGCATATTTTATCGATATATTAGCTGA
- the hpt gene encoding hypoxanthine phosphoribosyltransferase: protein MEKDVAKIVINEGLIRNRILELSKTLIHDYKDKEWTIIAILNGSLVFLADLIRLIPVPIRLDTIDAVTYGESTFPQGETKVIRQFKIDIKDKHVLVVDDIVDTGSTLKRVLEDIKRYNPMTLKSCVLLNRISRRRYNVCPEYCGFDIGDDYVVGYGLDYNNKYRNLPFIAVLKDECYRQENFIH from the coding sequence GTGGAAAAAGATGTTGCAAAAATAGTGATCAATGAAGGGCTGATTCGGAATCGGATCCTTGAATTATCGAAGACGTTGATTCATGATTATAAGGACAAGGAGTGGACAATTATTGCAATTCTTAATGGAAGTCTCGTGTTTCTTGCTGACTTGATTCGTCTGATTCCTGTTCCTATCAGATTGGACACCATCGATGCTGTTACGTATGGTGAGTCGACCTTTCCACAGGGAGAGACCAAGGTCATACGTCAGTTCAAAATTGACATAAAAGATAAACATGTATTAGTTGTGGATGATATTGTTGACACTGGAAGTACCTTGAAAAGGGTGTTGGAAGATATCAAAAGATACAACCCCATGACTCTCAAGAGTTGTGTTCTTTTGAATCGGATAAGCAGGAGGAGATATAATGTTTGTCCCGAATATTGTGGTTTTGATATTGGAGATGACTATGTTGTCGGTTATGGGCTGGATTACAATAATAAGTATCGAAATCTGCCATTTATAGCGGTGCTTAAGGATGAATGTTACCGTCAAGAAAACTTTATTCATTAG
- a CDS encoding voltage-gated chloride channel has protein sequence MKRRLAEETVIFISVLKWVILATIIGAIVGLSTTAFLKALSWGEEFSGRYSQYFFHNDSYFFFLLPIALFVSIVMTKYLAPDAEGHGTDKIIEAIHKRSGKIKAIVVPVKLVATIITLVTGGSAGKEGPCAQIGAGLSSVFASLLRVDDRDRKKLVICGISAGFASVFGTPIAGAIFGLEVLFVGSILYDVLLPSFVAGITGYRVAWLLGSKHFHRNLNFVPSFNEYLFLQVILAGIFFGLCSFLLIEVLRSGEKLSEKIRIWKPLKGLIGGSVLIILTLVFSDRYLGLGGDTIRASLLGRSVPWNAFLLKIVFTCITLSFGGSGGIVTPIFFIGATSGSFFADLLGADKATFSALGLVSLLAGAANTPIAASIMALELFGPKLGPYATIACIVSFLMTGHRSVYPSQMIDFRKSSSIRLEGGEEIEDVKAHVKPRSKSLLGIGLRIRSIIKNIFKKSKG, from the coding sequence ATGAAAAGAAGATTAGCAGAAGAAACAGTTATCTTTATCAGCGTTCTTAAATGGGTTATTCTGGCCACAATCATTGGAGCGATTGTTGGTTTGTCAACAACAGCTTTTCTAAAGGCATTGAGCTGGGGTGAAGAATTTAGCGGCAGATATTCACAATATTTTTTCCATAACGATTCATATTTTTTCTTTTTACTGCCCATAGCATTATTTGTAAGCATAGTAATGACAAAATATTTAGCTCCAGACGCTGAAGGACATGGAACAGATAAGATCATTGAAGCAATTCACAAACGCTCGGGCAAGATAAAAGCGATCGTTGTTCCTGTAAAGCTTGTTGCTACGATAATAACCCTGGTTACTGGTGGTTCTGCAGGGAAAGAGGGGCCATGCGCTCAAATAGGAGCCGGGCTTTCATCTGTTTTTGCAAGCCTGCTCAGGGTTGATGATCGTGACCGTAAAAAGCTGGTAATATGTGGTATCAGCGCTGGATTCGCTTCTGTTTTCGGCACACCAATAGCAGGCGCTATTTTCGGACTCGAAGTGCTTTTTGTGGGAAGTATATTGTATGATGTCCTTTTGCCATCCTTTGTTGCAGGAATTACGGGCTATCGGGTGGCCTGGCTACTTGGCAGTAAACATTTTCACCGCAACCTAAATTTTGTTCCTAGTTTCAACGAGTATCTCTTTTTGCAGGTAATTCTTGCCGGAATTTTCTTCGGTTTGTGTTCCTTTTTGCTTATAGAAGTATTAAGGTCGGGGGAAAAATTATCTGAGAAAATACGGATATGGAAGCCATTAAAGGGTCTCATCGGCGGTTCTGTCCTCATTATTTTAACTCTTGTATTCTCAGATAGATATCTTGGGCTTGGGGGTGACACCATTAGGGCTTCTTTGCTAGGCCGAAGTGTTCCATGGAATGCCTTCTTACTAAAAATTGTTTTTACCTGTATAACACTAAGCTTTGGAGGGAGCGGAGGGATTGTAACACCGATATTTTTTATTGGAGCAACTTCCGGGAGCTTCTTTGCAGATTTGTTGGGAGCGGACAAGGCCACTTTTTCTGCACTTGGCTTAGTGAGCCTTCTGGCTGGGGCTGCTAACACACCTATTGCAGCAAGTATTATGGCATTAGAGTTGTTTGGTCCGAAGTTGGGACCTTACGCTACCATAGCATGCATTGTTAGTTTCCTTATGACTGGACATAGAAGTGTCTACCCATCTCAGATGATCGATTTTAGGAAATCTTCATCTATTCGCCTGGAAGGGGGGGAGGAGATTGAAGATGTAAAGGCACATGTTAAACCGAGAAGTAAAAGTTTGTTAGGGATAGGTCTGAGGATTCGTAGTATAATTAAAAATATATTCAAAAAAAGCAAGGGGTAG
- a CDS encoding FHA domain-containing protein, with protein MKAIFVHLKGSHRGNTEVFASKKISIGTDASADLHFDPTVDENTSSYHAEIQLKECDYVLRDKGSTKGTLVNNRLVNEIVLKDGDLIEFGAGGPKVRFRVKTDEAEVCKPWTEMIEDSLGMARTSQSGRITTATAFFRQLLWEAFTQSSHTFKVGASFVLFLICSGLILYFYIQYVRLSKTAEKVRLLEIEKTVAENIIKKYSSGVCLIQGAFYFFDEETGEPLMMMGKGQRGIHEYTGTGFLVSSDGLILTNRHIAEPWWEMEMSPYIHIEPTIKPRFEVFLAFFPGIKEPFALKTEKISDEADVALLRIDMRGAKISALELDITGKGAVVGEPMILLGYPAGVNAIFAKTDPELVKQLFNLPFIPLVQELSNWGLIRPLTTQGHLSDIMYNRIVYDAQTTAGGSGGPIFNNKGKVIGISYGIFPGFRGSNFGVPISYGVDLIKATSMVNRINEGK; from the coding sequence TTGAAGGCGATTTTTGTCCATTTAAAAGGAAGTCATCGGGGGAATACAGAAGTATTTGCTTCTAAGAAGATATCCATCGGTACCGATGCTTCAGCAGACCTTCATTTCGATCCGACGGTTGATGAAAATACGTCCAGCTATCATGCCGAGATACAGTTAAAAGAATGTGATTATGTACTGAGAGATAAAGGAAGCACGAAAGGGACACTCGTAAATAATAGGCTGGTTAACGAAATCGTGCTCAAAGACGGTGATTTGATAGAGTTCGGTGCTGGCGGTCCCAAAGTTCGATTTCGAGTCAAAACAGACGAAGCGGAGGTATGTAAACCCTGGACAGAGATGATAGAAGACTCTTTGGGTATGGCACGTACATCTCAAAGTGGGCGGATTACTACAGCGACGGCATTCTTTCGGCAGCTTCTGTGGGAGGCCTTTACCCAGTCGTCCCATACCTTTAAAGTGGGGGCTTCATTTGTTCTTTTTCTTATATGTAGTGGTCTTATATTGTATTTTTATATACAATATGTTAGGTTGTCAAAAACTGCCGAAAAGGTGCGTCTTCTCGAAATTGAAAAAACCGTTGCTGAAAATATAATTAAGAAATATAGTAGTGGGGTTTGCCTGATCCAGGGGGCCTTTTATTTCTTCGACGAAGAGACAGGTGAACCGCTCATGATGATGGGTAAGGGACAGCGGGGGATCCACGAATATACAGGTACGGGGTTTCTGGTGAGTTCTGACGGTCTGATCCTGACAAACCGTCATATTGCTGAGCCATGGTGGGAAATGGAGATGTCTCCTTATATTCATATAGAACCCACAATTAAACCCCGATTTGAAGTATTTCTGGCGTTTTTTCCGGGTATTAAAGAACCGTTTGCTTTAAAGACAGAGAAGATTTCTGATGAGGCAGATGTGGCGCTGCTTCGCATAGATATGCGTGGTGCTAAGATATCCGCCCTCGAATTGGACATTACAGGCAAAGGGGCGGTCGTGGGTGAGCCTATGATATTGTTAGGTTATCCGGCCGGTGTGAATGCCATTTTTGCGAAGACCGACCCAGAGTTAGTAAAACAACTTTTTAATTTGCCTTTTATCCCATTGGTACAAGAACTGTCAAATTGGGGGTTAATAAGACCGCTTACGACACAAGGTCACTTAAGCGACATTATGTATAACAGAATTGTCTACGATGCTCAAACAACTGCTGGTGGTAGTGGAGGCCCTATTTTTAATAATAAAGGGAAAGTAATTGGGATTAGTTACGGAATCTTTCCAGGCTTTCGGGGTTCTAATTTTGGTGTTCCGATAAGTTATGGTGTAGATCTGATTAAGGCAACGTCTATGGTGAACAGGATAAATGAGGGAAAATAA
- a CDS encoding hydroxylamine oxidoreductase, whose translation MKLLKLGAILLVAPLMWSLHAGSIQAQSEAELKEMQKKATNYYDILYPTDTLKDWFTNNVGLEKGAGPWQNIYKPVPLQMYWFPVRHYVKPEGTYYDQLLERYKPTDCVECHREVTPGFVHDWEESTHAKLRKNPRFAEKTQQIEKLIGRELKEVTCSDCHGKDHKELRMPTPDVCGECHPQQTTEFMSEVERGRPNHVEGLPANVIPPWYPEMFRRGYPAAQFGCDLCHATDRCNICHTRHKFAASEGRRPEACMSCHMGFDHPDAETYGESKMGYIYHLEGEHWDWEKPLAEIVPGKDYRTPTCQFCHMDQGNGKFAHNPVTKGVWRMGTVPPKGIDYKSSLKDYPHGVNLPPLNYALDIYSPENKQRSEQWVAVCSKCHSPRFARLYRENLNDFMFEMWRLQDRAQAILDDIVANDAFEVPIKERDIFPLGDILADALGPGLLGEAVYKAFKTKAGKVPVIGPILGLHGLFATGRNNPSEIEITYADMWFGDKAHAYKGVAHGQQDIAWWYGAAKVYQKINILESQAIALKHGKELHNLLEAKGRKNIAGIIGSIVGIVAVLMFGAALWKKKRENRQQ comes from the coding sequence ATGAAGCTGTTGAAATTGGGCGCGATTTTACTCGTTGCCCCTTTAATGTGGAGTTTGCATGCAGGGAGCATACAGGCGCAGTCTGAAGCTGAGTTAAAAGAGATGCAAAAGAAGGCCACGAACTATTATGACATTTTGTATCCGACCGATACGCTCAAAGATTGGTTTACAAACAATGTTGGATTAGAAAAGGGCGCTGGTCCATGGCAAAACATATATAAGCCTGTACCTTTACAAATGTATTGGTTTCCGGTTAGGCATTATGTTAAACCGGAGGGGACATACTATGATCAATTGCTGGAAAGATACAAACCCACTGATTGTGTGGAATGCCATAGAGAAGTGACTCCGGGATTTGTGCATGATTGGGAGGAGTCCACCCATGCAAAACTAAGAAAAAATCCCCGGTTTGCGGAAAAAACACAACAGATAGAAAAACTGATCGGGAGGGAGCTTAAAGAGGTTACCTGTAGCGACTGTCATGGGAAGGATCATAAAGAGTTGCGTATGCCTACCCCGGATGTGTGTGGAGAATGTCATCCTCAGCAAACAACGGAATTTATGAGCGAAGTTGAACGTGGCCGGCCTAATCACGTTGAAGGTCTTCCCGCAAACGTGATTCCACCCTGGTATCCAGAGATGTTTCGCAGGGGATATCCAGCAGCACAGTTTGGTTGCGATCTTTGCCATGCCACAGACCGATGCAACATTTGTCACACTAGGCATAAGTTTGCAGCATCAGAAGGTAGAAGACCTGAGGCCTGTATGAGTTGTCATATGGGTTTTGACCACCCTGATGCGGAAACGTACGGTGAATCGAAGATGGGTTATATTTATCATCTGGAAGGGGAACACTGGGACTGGGAAAAACCACTGGCAGAAATAGTTCCGGGAAAGGATTATAGAACCCCAACCTGTCAGTTCTGCCATATGGACCAAGGAAACGGAAAATTTGCTCACAATCCTGTTACTAAAGGTGTATGGAGGATGGGAACGGTCCCCCCGAAAGGAATTGATTACAAGTCATCGTTAAAAGATTATCCTCATGGTGTTAATCTTCCGCCCTTAAATTATGCACTCGATATATATTCTCCTGAAAATAAGCAGAGATCTGAGCAGTGGGTGGCAGTATGCAGCAAATGTCATAGCCCCCGATTTGCGAGACTATATCGCGAGAACTTGAATGATTTCATGTTTGAGATGTGGAGATTACAGGACAGGGCGCAGGCTATATTGGATGATATAGTAGCGAATGATGCCTTTGAAGTACCAATTAAAGAGAGGGATATCTTCCCGCTTGGGGATATACTTGCTGATGCACTTGGCCCAGGATTGTTGGGAGAGGCTGTGTATAAGGCATTTAAGACAAAGGCTGGAAAAGTACCGGTTATTGGGCCTATACTGGGTTTGCATGGCTTGTTTGCGACAGGAAGAAATAACCCATCAGAGATCGAAATTACTTATGCCGATATGTGGTTTGGTGATAAAGCACACGCATACAAAGGTGTTGCTCATGGTCAACAGGATATTGCATGGTGGTATGGTGCTGCTAAGGTATACCAGAAGATCAACATATTGGAAAGTCAAGCCATTGCGCTAAAACATGGAAAGGAGCTTCATAATCTCTTAGAAGCAAAGGGAAGAAAAAATATTGCTGGTATTATAGGAAGTATTGTGGGTATCGTAGCGGTGCTCATGTTTGGTGCTGCCCTGTGGAAAAAGAAACGAGAAAACCGCCAGCAGTGA
- a CDS encoding TetR/AcrR family transcriptional regulator, which yields MQIRKRTKIRRLQIIEIIRSIISSKGIEHVTISEIASGIGITKTAIYRHFKSKQDILSLLIDTIEETLMKALNEAMTNKDPIQNLKNIISSPYLCTGTS from the coding sequence ATGCAAATTAGGAAGCGAACAAAAATCAGGAGGCTGCAAATTATTGAAATTATACGGAGTATAATTTCTTCCAAAGGTATTGAGCATGTCACCATAAGCGAGATCGCAAGCGGGATTGGCATCACGAAAACAGCTATCTATCGCCATTTTAAAAGCAAGCAAGATATTTTGAGTTTATTAATTGATACTATTGAAGAGACCCTCATGAAGGCTTTAAACGAGGCAATGACAAATAAAGATCCTATTCAAAATCTAAAGAATATTATTAGCTCACCTTACCTATGCACGGGAACGTCGTGA